A stretch of the Aegilops tauschii subsp. strangulata cultivar AL8/78 chromosome 4, Aet v6.0, whole genome shotgun sequence genome encodes the following:
- the LOC109783076 gene encoding uncharacterized protein isoform X1, which produces MGDVSTIQRPPGTAAKQGDQVGELVSAGWTNDTHNMYISSMEASFMQQLRGQQQHHHHAAPDRNITHVGLVGHGLKPYQEGASDNLGSEKNVPRPRDVGARGLPEDPWARRFKPRDSAMNRRGDGVGASDGESGTDTVQGMAPKHGREVISCVGGNPVDKTSEVCGQNFPEDEVHSAAQPSKSCKKRRPASSTAAGSFISMLGDKRW; this is translated from the exons ATGGGGGACGTGTCCACGATTCAACGCCCGCCCGGCACTGCCGCCAAG cagggTGATCAGGTTGGAGAGCTGGTGTCGGCCGGATGGACCAACGACACCCACAACATGTACATCAGCTCCATGGAGGCGTCCTTCATGCAGCAGCTCCGTGGCCAGCAGcagcaccaccaccacgccgctccCGACAGGAACATCACCCATGTGGGTCTTGTTGGCCATGGGCTCAAGCCATACCAAGAGGGAGCCTCCGATAACCTCGGTTCTGAGAAGAACGTGCCTCGCCCGCGTGATGTGGGTGCACGAGGCCTGCCCGAGGATCCGTGGGCGAGGCGCTTCAAGCCACGCGATTCTGCTATGAATCGTCGTGGCGATGGGGTTGGTGCTTCCGATGGTGAATCGGGCACCGATACGGTTCAAGGGATGGCTCCGAAGCATGGAAGAGAAGTGATCAGTTGCGTCGGAGGAAATCCTGTTGACAAAACCTCAG AAGTCTGCGGTCAGAACTTTCCTGAAGACGAGGTTCATTCCGCTGCTCAGCCAAGCAAATCGTGCAAGAAAAGGAGGCCTGCCTCTTCCACTGCTGCAGGTTCTTTCATCTCGATGCTCGGCGACAAGCGGTGGTGA
- the LOC109783061 gene encoding uncharacterized protein translates to MALSVARLVQRDYGDVGGDAANKAKLDAAMIIFYVLVTFQSLSVFFWILVNTSQPVMLVSKRSGFGAWGPKTVRRYLNKTRDKYRKDGLLPNNWNLITFNVGLLESASQDDRLCGARVLDTLVMQGITIRQELLSSSQAIQNLINMIGLTRTDNHETRERAARIVADLGSELCITQFPDLLRCICCLLESCNQYIKPEVAHPFVEKKQVKLPKTKSLIQIIKVAYKTRLLLVFGEGYEYSYVSKGTKDTISQGLLILERLTQDEDNCIEIIKHQRLLSKITLPLSYQDLPSHGWDHTWAEMLSRSLTVVSRLIRAGPTDDTIRLQHAMSRNMVAVRNLMRILEVDSEDAFSELHGQAIEILTELAFDDSFRKLAFDESTSMTEMLVKTLGRISLEDGNNNGIVAKEEEEKDKRVRRKAGKALARLLLRVPSARDNSVALTSAPNVNDIYLLPKQDMVNLLTKVVNQILSSKGEKAADVVMLAGPSNGFHVEMIVESQPPKGFESDTRQPSIQETEEQSEDRKMLMSMLSLTMAICKKNVISGDDFTRAIPDDAALVKKLKEIVELLQDATTGGWRILKLVCQVVIAVVQLKPSCTREFNRHNFKEALSKALATMSDVDNCMIFAGNDREVPVRSLASLVEEAQELFAQEQGDIIST, encoded by the exons ATGGCACTCTCAGTGGCACGTCTCGTACAACGTGATTACGGCGATGTAGGTGGAGATGCTGCAAACAAAGCAAAACTGGACGCGGCAATGATCATCTTCTATGTTCTAGTTACCTTTCAGAGTTTATCCGTCTTTTTCTGGATACTTGTTAATACATCTCAGCCGGTGATGTTGGTGAGCAAACGGTCCGGATTTGGGGCTTGGGGTCCCAAAACTGTTAGGAGATACTTGAATAAAACCAGAGACAAGTATCGGAAGGACGGGTTGTTGCCCAACAACTGGAACTTGATCACATTCAATGTTGGGTTGCTGGAGTCTGCATCTCAGGATGACCGTCTATGTGGAGCAAGGGTGTTAGATACTTTAGTCATGCAAGGTATAACTATAAGACAAGAGCTACTGTCTTCTAGCCAAGCAATTCAGAATCTGATCAACATGATTGGCCTGACAAGAACAGATAACCACGAGACCAGAGAGCGTGCCGCAAGGATTGTTGCGGATCTAGGAAGTGAGCTATGTATAACCCAGTTTCCGGATCTACTTCGATGCATATGCTGCCTACTTGAAAGCTGCAACCAATATATTAAGCCAGAAGTTGCCCATCCATTCGTCGAAAAAAAACAAGTCAAGTTGCCCAAGACAAAATCATTGATCCAGATCATAAAAGTCGCGTACAAGACTAGATTGCTTTTAGTTTTTGGAGAAGGGTACGAGTACTCCTATGTATCGAAAGGAACCAAAGACACCATCTCTCAAGGCCTGCTGATTCTTGAGAGGCTCACACAAGACGAAGACAACTGTATAGAGATAATCAAACACCAAAGGCTCCTCTCTAAGATCACATTACCATTAAGCTACCAGGACCTACCCAGCCATGGATGGGACCATACATGGGCTGAGATGCTAAGCAGGTCACTCACAGTTGTGAGCAGGCTTATCAGAGCTGGACCTACAGATGACACCATAAGGCTGCAACATGCTATGTCGCGCAACATGGTAGCTGTCCGCAATTTGATGCGTATTTTGGAGGTTGACAGTGAAGATGCCTTCTCCGAACTACATGGGCAAGCGATAGAAATTCTTACAGAGCTGGCCTTTGATGATTCTTTCAGAAAACTAGCTTTTGATGAATCTACAAGCATGACTGAAATGCTCGTCAAGACACTGGGGCGCATCTCCCTTGAGGATGGCAACAACAATGGTATAGTGGCAAAAGAAGAGGAAGAGAAAGACAAGAGAGTGAGGAGAAAAGCAGGGAAAGCACTGGCGAGATTATTGCTTCGCGTCCCAAGTGCAAGAGATAATAGTGTTGCATTGACTTCTGCACCAAATGTTAATGATATTTATCTACTTCCCAAACAAGACATGGTCAATCTGTTGACCAAG GTTGTTAATCAAATATTATCTAGTAAAGGAGAAAAGGCTGCAGATGTGGTAATGCTGGCTGGTCCAAGCAATGGTTTTCATGTAGAAATGATTGTAGAAAGCCAGCCTCCAAAAGGTTTTGAATCTGACACTAGACAGCCTTCCATTCAGGAAACTGAAGAACAATCTGAGGACAGAAAAATGCTTATGTCCATGCTATCCCTCACCATGGCGATATGCAAAAAAAATGTGATCAGCGGAGATGATTTTACCCGTGCCATCCCTGATGATGCAGCACTCGTGAAGAAGCTCAAGGAGATAGTAGAACTGCTTCAGGATGCCACGACTGGCGGCTGGAGAATTCTGAAGCTTGTTTGTCAGGTGGTTATAGCAGTGGTTCAGCTCAAACCCAGCTGTACCAGAGAGTTCAACAGACATAACTTCAAGGAGGCACTGTCCAAGGCTCTTGCTACCATGTCGGATGTTGATAACTGCATGATATTTGCTGGCAATGACCGTGAGGTGCCTGTCAGGTCTCTCGCTTCTCTTGTGGAAGAGGCACAGGAGCTCTTTGCACAAGAGCAGGGTGACATAATCTCTACCTGA
- the LOC109783076 gene encoding uncharacterized protein isoform X2: MGDVSTIQRPPGTAAKGDQVGELVSAGWTNDTHNMYISSMEASFMQQLRGQQQHHHHAAPDRNITHVGLVGHGLKPYQEGASDNLGSEKNVPRPRDVGARGLPEDPWARRFKPRDSAMNRRGDGVGASDGESGTDTVQGMAPKHGREVISCVGGNPVDKTSEVCGQNFPEDEVHSAAQPSKSCKKRRPASSTAAGSFISMLGDKRW; this comes from the exons ATGGGGGACGTGTCCACGATTCAACGCCCGCCCGGCACTGCCGCCAAG ggTGATCAGGTTGGAGAGCTGGTGTCGGCCGGATGGACCAACGACACCCACAACATGTACATCAGCTCCATGGAGGCGTCCTTCATGCAGCAGCTCCGTGGCCAGCAGcagcaccaccaccacgccgctccCGACAGGAACATCACCCATGTGGGTCTTGTTGGCCATGGGCTCAAGCCATACCAAGAGGGAGCCTCCGATAACCTCGGTTCTGAGAAGAACGTGCCTCGCCCGCGTGATGTGGGTGCACGAGGCCTGCCCGAGGATCCGTGGGCGAGGCGCTTCAAGCCACGCGATTCTGCTATGAATCGTCGTGGCGATGGGGTTGGTGCTTCCGATGGTGAATCGGGCACCGATACGGTTCAAGGGATGGCTCCGAAGCATGGAAGAGAAGTGATCAGTTGCGTCGGAGGAAATCCTGTTGACAAAACCTCAG AAGTCTGCGGTCAGAACTTTCCTGAAGACGAGGTTCATTCCGCTGCTCAGCCAAGCAAATCGTGCAAGAAAAGGAGGCCTGCCTCTTCCACTGCTGCAGGTTCTTTCATCTCGATGCTCGGCGACAAGCGGTGGTGA